DNA from Deinococcus aquaedulcis:
GACTCCCGTGACCCGTTCTCACCACCGCCTGCTGACCGCCTGCCTGGCCCTGAGTGGGCTGGCCGGCGCTGTTGGCACGCCCGCCGGAACTGTCATCAACAACCAAGCCGCCGCCACCTTCGAGCCGCCTGCCCCGGGCACGCCTGGGGAAACCGTGAGCAACGTCGTGTCCACCACGGTTCAGGCAGTCTGCGCGGTCAGCGTGACCCCCAACGGGATCGTGGGGGCCCCGGGCCAGACGGCCGACGTCCTGCCGCGTGAGCGCGCCGTGTTTGCCTACACGGTGGTGAACGCCGGCAACGGCGCGGCCACGCTGCCCCTGAGTGCCCGCACCGAGGCAGGCAGCGCCTTTACTCCCCGCCTGAGCATCTACAGCGATCTGGACGGCGACGGCGCCCTGGACCCGGGTGAGCCGGAAATCACCAGCGTGGCCCTGGCAGCCGATGCCAGCGCCCGCGTGCTGCTGGTGGCCGACACCACTGACACCCAGGGCGACGCCCACGTGAACCTCGTGGCGTCCTGCGCCGGCGGCGCCAACCCCGACGCCAACAACGTGAGTCTGGTGCGGGTGGGGCCGCCCCCTGTGCTGGGCGTGCAGAAGACCTTTAGCCCCGCCCTGGTGCGCCCCGGCACCGAAACCACCGTGACCGTGACCACCCGCAACGGCGGCCAGGGCACCAGCCGCGAGGTCGTGCTGACTGACCTGCTGGACACGCAGCTGGCGCAGGGGCTGGTGTTTGTGCCCGGCAGCGCCCGCACGAACGTGGGCACCCTGGAATACACCGCAGACGGCACCACCTGGAGCGCGGCCGAGGTGCAGCCGGTGCGCGGCGTGCGCGTGCGCGCGGCCAGTCTGGCCCCCAACGAGGCCATCACCCTGACCTTCCGCATGCTGGCCACCCCACAGGCCGAGGGCCGCGTGATTCTCAACACGGCCACGGCCAGCACGGGTGGGCGCGAGGCCTCGGGCAGCGCCAGCGCCGACGTGCGCTACCTGCCCGCTGTGGCCATTGGCCCTGTGGGCAACCCCGAGGCCCCCGAAGGCACGGCCGCCGACACCCAGCAAAAGCCCTTTGCCGTGGTGGGCCAGCTGGTGTGCTTTGACCACACCGCCAAGAACACTGGCGACGTGCGCGACACCTTCCGCCTGACGGTCACCTACCCCCAGGGGGCGGCGCGCGCCCAGTTCCAGAACGAAAGCGGCCAGCCGCTGGCGCAGCCCCTGGTGCTGGACCCCGGCCAGACCGCGTTTGTGCGCGTGTGCTACGAGGCCACGCAGGCAGGCCCGCTGGACGCCCTGGTGACCATCACCGGGGACCGGGGCACCAGCAACGCCACCCGGGATCAGGTGGCGGCGGTGGAAGGCGGCCTGCCCGAACTGCGCAAGAGCTACGTGGCCACCACCCAGGGCAGCGGCGCTCAGCCCGTGCCAGTGCCGGACGGTGGCACGGTGGCGGCGGGCGACACGGTGACCTACACCCTGACGGTGCGCAACCCCTTTACGCGCCCCCTGACCAATGTGGTGGTCAGCGACCCGCTGCCGGCCCATGTGGACTTCAAGGCGGCCTCGGCGGGCGGCGTGGTGAGCGGGCAGCCCGGCGCGCAGACGGTGACCTGGACTCTGGGCACCCTGCAACCCGGCGAGAGCCGCACGCTGACCATCACCACCCAGGTCTCCACGCGCGCGGTGGACGGCGAGGCCCTGCGCAACGTCTTTAACCTCGTGTCCACTGAGCTGCGCGCGCCGGTACCCAGCAACGAGGTGCTGACACCCGTGTGGACAGCGCAGCTGATCATCCGCAAGGACGTGAGTGCCCAGGAAGCGGGTTTTGGCGACCGCCTGACCTACACCCTGAACATCACCAACGCCTCGGCCACCACCGCCATCGTGAACGCGGTGGTGACCGACACGCCGGCGCGCGGCCTGGAGTACATTCCCGGCACCAGCCTGCTGAACGGCAAGCCCATGCCCGACCCCACCATTGAGGGTGGCGTGCTGCGCTGGACCCTGGCCGAGATTCCGGCCGGGACCACCGTGAGCATCAGCTACCAGACCCGCGTGACCCCCGAAGCCACCGGGCAGCTGGTGAACACCGTGCAGGTGAGCGGCACTGGGGCCGGCGGCGTGGCGCGCGCCATTGCCAGCAACCGCGCCACCGCCACCACCAAGCTCAATCCGCTGAAGTTCGCGCCCCTGGCCGATCTGGTGGGCACGGTGTTCGTGGACCGCAACCGCAACGGCCTGTTTGATCCGCTGCTGGATACCCCGGTGCCCGGCGCCCGGGTGCTGCTGGCGGGTGGGCGGCAGGTGCTGACCGACCCCGCCGGGCGCTACTCGTTCCCCAACGTGCCTTACGGCACCCACGCCCTGCGCCTGGACCCAGCCTCGGCGCCGTTCCCGCCGCTGCACGTGCCGCAGGACGGCGGCCTGAGCGGCACCCAGACCGTGTACGTGCGCGGCCTGACCAGCGTGGACTTCCCGCTGGCCCCCCTGGGCGGCGACATTGACGCCCTGCGCCGCACGGTGCTGATCGTGGGCGACGTCAGGGTGGAGAAAGAGGTGTACGCCGTGGAGGGTGGGTACGTGGTCGTCCTGCGCCTGAAGACCCCCCGCGCGCTGGACGGCGTGACCCTGCTCGACCCCCTGCCGGAGGGCGCGAGCCTGAAAGAAGGCCGCAATACTTACACCGGTAGCCTGGGCGCAGGTGAAAAAGTCCTCACCTACCGCTTCGACTGGACGGGTGAACCCAGAGCGGCCACCACCGATCCGTCGCTGAGCTGGAGGTACTAATCGTGAACGCAAACAAGTGCCTCGCCACCGTTCTCACGGCCCTGCTCGCGGCCGGAACGGGCGCCGCACAGGAAATCAGCACCAGCCTGCCCCTGACCAGTGTGGGCGACCGCCTGATGTGGACGGTGGGCGACCAGAACCTGAACCTGGACGTGCCCCTGAGCGGGCGCGTGCGCCTGGAGCTGTACAGCCCCCGCGTGGACCAGGGCGACTACCGCAGCGATGACTATTACGGCGACGAGCAGTACGACGCCAACCGCAGCGACGTCACCACCACCTTCACGCTGGTGAACGCGGCCGGCGTGACGGTCCTGAGCCGCACCTTCACCCCCGGCGAGCACGCCTGGGAAACCCTGCTGGACCAGGAGCTGCCCGCCGGGCGCTACCGCCTGCAGGCCGTGACCAGCGGCAACGGTAAGAACACCTTCGCTGTGCGCCTCGCCGGCATCAGCGCGGCCATCAGCGCCGAGCGCCTGAGCGTGAACGTGCACTCGCGCGACTGGGTGCCGGCCCTGAACGTGCGCGTGGACGGCGAGGGCCATGTGCTGCGCCTGTACGACGGCGACGGTCCCCGCGAACTGGAAGCCCGGCTGCGCGACGAGCAGGGCAACACTTTGCCCCTGACCGTCAGCGCCGACCTGAGCTTCAGCGATCTGCCGCTGCCCGCGCGGGCGGGCAACTACACCGTGGAACTGCGCCAGCCCGCCACAGCGCGGCAGTTCAGCAACACGGTGGGCTTTTCGCTGACCCGCGCCGGGGCCCCGGTGCCGCTGGGCGTGGCCCGCGTGGACCAGACGGGGTTGCTGCGCGTGACGGCTGAACTGGTGCTGCCCGGAGGCACCCAGCCCACCCAGGTGGGGGCCCTGGTTGGTCAGACTTCTGTGACAGTGGACGGCACCCTGGAGCAGCGCGTGCCGGCCGGCACCTACCCCGTGACCCCGGACCCGGTCCCCGGCGCCCAGGTGAGCGTGGCCAGCCCCAGCGTGACCGTGCCGCGCGGCGGCAGCGGCGAGACGCGCATTCAGGTGCGCCCCCAGGTGGACCTGAGCCTGGACGCCGACAAGCCGGAACTCTGCGTGGGCGACACGGTAACCTTCACGGCCCGCGCCGCCACCGCCTATGCCGGCGAGCTGCCCCTGACCCTGACTCTGGACGCCCCGGGCCTGGACCTGCAGGGCGAGCCCAGCCTGGACGGCACCCTCAGCGCCGCGCGCTCCGGCGAACTGCGCCTGAGTGCGGTGGCCACCCGCCCCGGCCCGGTGACGGTCACCGCCCGCCTGGCCCCCTGGGCCCAGGCGCGCACTGTGACCCTGAATGTGCGCGCCGACGCCACCCCGCTGCAGCTGAGCCGCGAGTCGCTGCCCGGTGCCCAGCCCGGCAGCGAGGTCACCGTGACCCTGCGCGTGCGCAATACGGCCGCCTACGCGGTGCCCTTCCTGCTGACTGACAGCAACGCGGGCGGCCTGGAGGCGCTGGAAAGCCCCACCTTCAGCGGCACCCTGGCGGCGGGCGAGGAGCGCACGCTGAGCTACCGCGCCCGCGTGACCGGCGCCGAGGCCGTGACCTTTACGGGCGCCCTGCGCAGCCCCGAGTGCGCCGCCACCCAGACGGTGGGCGGCGCCCTGGCGGTGCAGCCTGCGCCCGCGCAGCCGGCCCCCGCACAGCCCGTCACCCCCGAGCCCACCCCCGCCCCCGAGGCCCGGCGCACCAGCACCGTCAGCTTGCCCTTTGACGCGCCGGTGCAGGCCCGCGAACTTGTGGTGGCCCACCGCGTGCCGCAGGGCGCCGAATTCGTGGTTGGCAGCAGCCGCCTGAATGGTCAGGCCCTGCCCGACCCGGTGCGTGGCCCCAGCGGCACGCTGTACTGGGTGCTGCCCCGTTCCGCCTTTGTGCAGGGCGAGGCTGCTGCGCGCGGCACCGTCACCTATGAGCTGGCCCACACCGGCGTGCTGGGCGCGCTGGACCGCCCCGCCCTGCTGGTCCGCTACACCGGCGAGCGCCGCGAGGTGCTGGAAGGTGAGCTGAGCGAAGCCGATCTGGCCGCCGCCCAGCCCCTGAATACCCCCGCTGCCGCCACCCAGAACGCGGGCGCCATCCGCGCGCCGCTGCAGGGCAGCCTGATTCGGCAGCGTGACCGCATCAGCGTGGTGGTGGACGTGCCCGCCGGCCAGGAGCCCAGCCTCAGTGTGAACGGCGAGGCCATCGCCCAGGACCGCATCGGGGAGATCGTCACCCGCGAGGACGGCAGCCGCACGGTGACCTTCGTGGGGGTGCTGCTCAAACCCGGCCAGAACACCCTGCAGGCGGGGCGCGACACCGTGACCGTGGGGCTGGTGGGGCCCACCGTGCAGGTGGAGCTGACCCCCGTGAGCCTCGTGGCCGACGGCAGCACCCCGCTGCGCCTGAAGGTGCGCGCTCTGGACGCCGACGGCAACCTGACCGATCAGGACACCGTGACCCTGAACGCCAGCCTGGAGCCCCGTGTGGGCGACGCTGACCCCAGCCTGGCTGGCTATCAGGTGCGGCTGCGCGGCGGCGAGGGCGAACTGGTGCTGCAACCCCAGGCCGCTCCCATCACCCTCAGCGTGACCCTGCAGCAGGGCCAGACGGTCACGACCTCGCGCTACAACGTGCGCCCCGATGACCGCCGCGTGGGCGTGGGCATGGTCAGTGCCACCCTGGGCCTGGACGGCAACTTGAACCTGAGTGACGACCTGACGTGGCAGGCCCGCGCCTCCTACGAAGGCCCCCTGGCGGGCGGCAAGCTGTACGTGGCCGCCGACAAGGACGGCCTGCCCACCGAGCAGGACACCCTGAAACGCTTCTCGCTGTACGGCGACAGCTCGGTGGCCTCGGTGCCGCTGCAGGGCATTGACCCGGTGGCCCTGAGCTACGACCACCCCAGCTTCCGCGCCGACTACCGCCGCAGCGCCCTGCCCATTGACGTGCTGCCCGTGGGCGAGAAACTGACGGCCCTGACGGTCAGCACCAAGGGCGCGGCCCAGCTCAGCGGCTTTGCGGCCCTGGTGCCCGGCGACCGTATCAGCGGCGAGCGCCTGACGCCCGAGGGCACGAGGGTGCTGCGCCTGTCGCGCGGCGGCATCAGCCTGGGCAGCGAAACACTGGAAGTCGTAATCCTGGAGCGCGACACCGGCAAGGAGCTGGAGCGCACCACCCTGTCGCGCAACGTGGACTACATCCTGGACGCGCGCACCGGCATTATTACCCTGACGCGCGCCCTGAGCCGTGTGGACGCCAACCTGAACGACGTGGTGGTGCTGGCGGGCTACCGTCTGGGCAACCCCCTGGGCAACCGCACCCTGGCCTACGGCGTGCAGGCCAAGTACACCGCCGAGCGCTACGGGGTGGGGGTGGCGGCGGTCAGCCTGGACGGCCGCGTGACCACCGGCGCGCGCGCCAGCTTCGATAACGGCACCGTGCGCGCCGCCGGGCTGGTCGCCTACTCCGGCGGCCTGCAGGCCAGCGCCGACCTGGGCGTGAAGCTGGGCCGCACCACCGTACAGGGCCGCGTGCGCTACCAGGACGGCCAGTACCAGGGCCTCGCGCCCCTGACCCCGGGCCTGACCCTGGGTGTCAGCGTGGACACCCGCCTGACCGATCAGCTGAGTGCCAGCGTGCAGGCTGATTACACCCGCACCGCTGCCAGCCAGGGCGGCAGCGTGACGGCGCGGGCCGACTACCGCCTCGCGCCCTTCAGCGTGGGGGCGGGCCTGCGCGCCGCCTACGGCGACCAGTCGGGCCTGGGGGCGGTGCTCAGCGCCGGTTACCACCAGTCGCCCATTGACGTGGATGTGACGCACGTGCAGCCCCTGAGCGGCAACCTGGACCCCGTGACCACGGTAACGGCCAAGTACGCCGTGAGCGACACCCTAAGCGTGGGCCTGACTGACGAGTACAACTGGAAAACGGGCCACCGCGCCTCGCTGAGCCTGAACAGCACCGTGGGCAACACCAACTATCAGGTGGCCTACGACCTGCCTGCCGCTGGCGGCCAGGGCAACCGCGCCCGCTTTGGTGTGAGCACCGCCCTGCCCCTGTCCCAGCGCCTGACCGCTGGCCTGCGCGGCGGCGCCCTGTACGACGTGAACGCCGGCCGAAGCGAGTTTGACGCCGGTGTGGACCTGCTGTACAAGGCTGAGCGCTTCACCGCTACCACCGGCACCGACCTGACCCTGAAAGGCGGCCAGTTTGGCGTGGTGCTGCGCGGCGGCCTTTCGGGGCAGCTGAGCGACCACCTGACCCTCAGCGCCGACGGCCTGGGCGAATTCGGCGCGGGCAAGAGCGGCGTGCGCGCGGCCGTGGGCTACGCCTACCGCAACCGCACCTTTAACAGCCTGGGCACTGTGCGCTACGTGAACGGCAGCCTCGCGGGTGGCCAGCCTGAACTCAGCAGCAACTTCGCCGCCGAGTACCGCCAGCCCACCTGGGCCGTGCGCGCCGGCCTGGATACCCGCACGCTGCTGGCCGACACCGGCAGCTTTACCGCGCAGCTGGGCCTGGGCGCCACCTACTACGTCACCGACCGCATTGGGGTTGGGGGCTGGGGCCGCGCGCTGACGCAGCCCAGCACGGGCACGACCCAGTACGGCTACGGCCTGGAAGCCAGCTACCGCGTTCTGCCCGGCACCTGGATCACGGCGGGCTATAACCCGGCTGGGTTCACGGGCCTGGGCAACGCCTACACCAAACAGGGCGCTTATGTGCGCCTGGACCTGACTCTGGACGAGACCCTGGGAGGGGAGAAGTAAATGAGGCGTCTTTTACACCTGCTGGCCCAGCTGGGGCGCGGGACGTGGTCCCCGCTGGTGACGGTGCTGGCCCTGCTGGGGCTGTGGTCCCAGGCCGGGGCCCTGACCGGCGTCACGGTGACCTACAACGCGGACACCCACCTCGTGTCCGACAGCAACAAATCCTGCACGGCGGGCCCGCGCAACGCCTACGTCAGCTACCGGGTCACGAACACCACGGGCGCGGCGATCAACAACATCTCGGCCACCCTGAGCTTCGGGGCGGCCACGTACGCGACCGGCGCCACCGGCACCTTCGGTCTGGGTGGTGGGCAGCCCGCCACCCAGTTCGTGGGGACCCTGGCGGCGGGCGAGTCCCGCACGGTGTTCTGGTACATCACCTACCCGTGCTACGGCGGTTCGGCGCGCACCTCCAGCGTGCCGATCACGGCGACGTTCAGCGACAGCAACCCCGGCACCGTGGCGAACACCACCACGGTCAGCACCTTCAGCTCCATTAGCGCCAACGCGGGCGGTCTGCTGAACGGCACTGTGCTGGGGCCGGGCGCCGTGGTGGGCCAGATCATCAAGTACAGCGTGCAGTACCGATTCGGGAACCCGCAGGCCACCGACGAAGTGAACCTGCAGCCGGCGGGTAACGACTCGTTCAATGCCGCCTGCTTTCAGCTGGTGGGCTCGAACATCACCGCCTCGCAGGTGCTCTCGATCAACCCGGGCACCCGCGATCAGCTGTACTTCACGCTGACCCAGACCACGGGCGGCAGCAGCAACACCGTGGATATCGACTATTTCTTCCAGTACAAATGCGCGGGGACATCCACCAGCGCCAGCAGCTACTCGGTGGAAACCAGCGGCAGCACCAACGTGAAGTACAGCAGCAACTATGGTGATCCGGCCCTGGGGGTCATTACCTTTCCCAGTGCCACGCAGGCGCTGACCATCAGCAAGTCCGCAAGCCCCACGGCCCTGAACGGCGGCGGCAACGTGACCTACACCGTGCAGGTGCGCAACAACAGCACCTTCGACACCTACCTTGACCGCGTGAACGACGTGCTGCCCAGCACCCCCGGCACGGCGACCCTTAACAGCACCAGCGTTTCGATCACCGGCACCGCCGGGGTCGTGACCAGCCCTGCCAGTGTGCCTGCAGCTGGCAGCAGCGGCACCGTCACGTTTGCGGGCTCGCCACTGAAATCGTTCTTCATTCCAGCCAATGGCGTTCTGACCATTACCTACGGCGTCACCATTCCGAACGTGGGCGGCACCTTTACCAACTCGGCGACCGGCACGGTGGGCAACAGCACGGTCTACACCACCACCAGCGGCACCACGCCCGCCAGCGCCAGTGTGACCAACACCGGGCCCCGCCCCCTGAATGTCAGTAAGGCGTTCTCGCCGGCCACCATCTCGCCGGGGGCCAGCACCACCCTGACCATCACGGTGAATAACCCCAACGCCGTGACCGCCAGCGCCATCAGCCTCACGGACAACGTGGTGAGCAGCATGGGCTACGCGGCGGGCAGCACGCTGACCGTGACAGGCAACACCTGCGGCGGCACGGCCACCGTGAACAGCGGCAGCCTGAGCCTCAGCGGCGCGTCGCTGGCGGCCAACGGCACCTGCACCGTGACCCTGACCTTCACGCCGTCGAACCCGGCCTACGGCACCGCCACCAACACCATTCCGGTTGCCAACGTGCAGGCCACGGTGAGCGGCACCACGGTGCGCAGCGCCGCCGACGCCACCGCCACCCTGACCGTGGCGCCCCGCACCCCCGTGGTGACCAAGAGCTTCTCGCCCGCCACGGTCCTTCCGGGCGGCACCACCCAGCTCACCATCAACGTGAGCAACCCCAACAACGCCACCACCAGCGCCCTGACCCTGACCGACGACATTGCGGGCAGCACCGGCATCAGCAGCCTGACCATTACGGGCGTGACCAGCGACACCTGCCGGGGCTCGGGCACCGTGACCACCACGGCGGGGCGCTACGCCCTGAGTGGCGGCACCCTGCCCGCTGCGGGCTGCTCGGTGGTCCTGACCGTGCAGGTGCCCGCGAGCGCGGCGGCCGGCACCTTCACCAACACCATTCAGGGCTCCTCGGTCACCGGCACGGTAGGCGGCGCCAGCTTCCCCACCCCGGCCAACGCCACGGCCAACCTGACTGTCAGTGGGCCCCAGGGCGACCTGGCGATCAGCAAGACGGGCGCCGCCACCGTGAACCAGGGCAGCGTGCTGACCTACACCATCCGCGTGTGGAATAACGGCCCCAGCACCATGCCGAATGTCCTGATTCAGGACACGGTGCCTGCCAGCCTGACGGGTGTGAGCTGGACCTGCGTGGCCACCGGCACCGCCACCTGCGCCTCGCCCAGCGGCAACGGCAGCACCATCAGCCTGAATGCCACCCTGCCGCCCGACACCGGCAGCACGACCACCGCCGACACCAACTTCGTGACCCTGACCGTCACGGGGACTGCCACCGACGCCGGCACCATCTCCAACACCGCCACGGTGGCCGCCACGGGCAGCAGCACTGACCCCACCCCGGGCAACAACTCGTCGACAGCGCCCACCTCCATCGTGGCGCAACTGACCTGCTCGAACCTGTACGGCACGGTGGGCGGCGACTTCAGCGGTGGCACGGCCAACAACGGCACCGAGATCCGGGTCATTGACGAGACGACCAACACGATTGGCGCGCTGATTGCCCGCATTCCGGCGACCAGTGGCGGCGCGGCCGGTTACACCGCCACGCTGGCGATCAAGCCGGACCGCAGCCAGCTGTTCGTGGTACGCGACGCCGACAACCGCCTGATGATCTTCAACGTGGCCAGCAATACCTGGACCGAAGGCCCCACGCTGCCTGCGCCCAACGGCCGTTATATCCGCATGGCGATCACTTCCACGGACGTGGGCTACCTGATGGACGGCGGCGGCACGTTCTACCGCTTCTCGACCACCGCGCCCTACACCGTGAGCGCTGCCATTGCACTGACCACCCTCCCCAGCACGGCGCCAACTTTGGCCGGCAGCGGCGACTTCTTCGCTGACAACCAGGGCAACCTGTACCTGCTGAGCAGCGACAGCGTGGGCGGCTACCTGGACTTCTGGCAGATTGAACTGCCCACCAACACCCTGCTGTACCTGGGCCGCCTGACCGACCCCGACGTGGTGGGCACCTACGGTGGATTCGGCGCCACGCCCAACGGCCTGTTCGGGCGCGGGGGGCAGGGCCGCATGATCAACGTGGACCTGGCCAGCTTTACCGCCAGCCCGGTGGGAAGCACCACGGCCGGCGGCAGCACCGACCTGGCCAGCTGCTCGTATCCCAGCCTCACCCGTTCGGTGGCGGCGCCCAAGACCGCTGCCAAGGTGGCGGGCAGCACGGGCAGCACCGTTGAACCCGGCGACACCCTGGAATACACCATCGTGCTGCGCAACTCGGGCACCGTGGCGGCCGGCAACACCCAGTTCCAGGACCAG
Protein-coding regions in this window:
- a CDS encoding DUF11 domain-containing protein; the protein is MTRSHHRLLTACLALSGLAGAVGTPAGTVINNQAAATFEPPAPGTPGETVSNVVSTTVQAVCAVSVTPNGIVGAPGQTADVLPRERAVFAYTVVNAGNGAATLPLSARTEAGSAFTPRLSIYSDLDGDGALDPGEPEITSVALAADASARVLLVADTTDTQGDAHVNLVASCAGGANPDANNVSLVRVGPPPVLGVQKTFSPALVRPGTETTVTVTTRNGGQGTSREVVLTDLLDTQLAQGLVFVPGSARTNVGTLEYTADGTTWSAAEVQPVRGVRVRAASLAPNEAITLTFRMLATPQAEGRVILNTATASTGGREASGSASADVRYLPAVAIGPVGNPEAPEGTAADTQQKPFAVVGQLVCFDHTAKNTGDVRDTFRLTVTYPQGAARAQFQNESGQPLAQPLVLDPGQTAFVRVCYEATQAGPLDALVTITGDRGTSNATRDQVAAVEGGLPELRKSYVATTQGSGAQPVPVPDGGTVAAGDTVTYTLTVRNPFTRPLTNVVVSDPLPAHVDFKAASAGGVVSGQPGAQTVTWTLGTLQPGESRTLTITTQVSTRAVDGEALRNVFNLVSTELRAPVPSNEVLTPVWTAQLIIRKDVSAQEAGFGDRLTYTLNITNASATTAIVNAVVTDTPARGLEYIPGTSLLNGKPMPDPTIEGGVLRWTLAEIPAGTTVSISYQTRVTPEATGQLVNTVQVSGTGAGGVARAIASNRATATTKLNPLKFAPLADLVGTVFVDRNRNGLFDPLLDTPVPGARVLLAGGRQVLTDPAGRYSFPNVPYGTHALRLDPASAPFPPLHVPQDGGLSGTQTVYVRGLTSVDFPLAPLGGDIDALRRTVLIVGDVRVEKEVYAVEGGYVVVLRLKTPRALDGVTLLDPLPEGASLKEGRNTYTGSLGAGEKVLTYRFDWTGEPRAATTDPSLSWRY
- a CDS encoding DUF11 domain-containing protein; translated protein: MNANKCLATVLTALLAAGTGAAQEISTSLPLTSVGDRLMWTVGDQNLNLDVPLSGRVRLELYSPRVDQGDYRSDDYYGDEQYDANRSDVTTTFTLVNAAGVTVLSRTFTPGEHAWETLLDQELPAGRYRLQAVTSGNGKNTFAVRLAGISAAISAERLSVNVHSRDWVPALNVRVDGEGHVLRLYDGDGPRELEARLRDEQGNTLPLTVSADLSFSDLPLPARAGNYTVELRQPATARQFSNTVGFSLTRAGAPVPLGVARVDQTGLLRVTAELVLPGGTQPTQVGALVGQTSVTVDGTLEQRVPAGTYPVTPDPVPGAQVSVASPSVTVPRGGSGETRIQVRPQVDLSLDADKPELCVGDTVTFTARAATAYAGELPLTLTLDAPGLDLQGEPSLDGTLSAARSGELRLSAVATRPGPVTVTARLAPWAQARTVTLNVRADATPLQLSRESLPGAQPGSEVTVTLRVRNTAAYAVPFLLTDSNAGGLEALESPTFSGTLAAGEERTLSYRARVTGAEAVTFTGALRSPECAATQTVGGALAVQPAPAQPAPAQPVTPEPTPAPEARRTSTVSLPFDAPVQARELVVAHRVPQGAEFVVGSSRLNGQALPDPVRGPSGTLYWVLPRSAFVQGEAAARGTVTYELAHTGVLGALDRPALLVRYTGERREVLEGELSEADLAAAQPLNTPAAATQNAGAIRAPLQGSLIRQRDRISVVVDVPAGQEPSLSVNGEAIAQDRIGEIVTREDGSRTVTFVGVLLKPGQNTLQAGRDTVTVGLVGPTVQVELTPVSLVADGSTPLRLKVRALDADGNLTDQDTVTLNASLEPRVGDADPSLAGYQVRLRGGEGELVLQPQAAPITLSVTLQQGQTVTTSRYNVRPDDRRVGVGMVSATLGLDGNLNLSDDLTWQARASYEGPLAGGKLYVAADKDGLPTEQDTLKRFSLYGDSSVASVPLQGIDPVALSYDHPSFRADYRRSALPIDVLPVGEKLTALTVSTKGAAQLSGFAALVPGDRISGERLTPEGTRVLRLSRGGISLGSETLEVVILERDTGKELERTTLSRNVDYILDARTGIITLTRALSRVDANLNDVVVLAGYRLGNPLGNRTLAYGVQAKYTAERYGVGVAAVSLDGRVTTGARASFDNGTVRAAGLVAYSGGLQASADLGVKLGRTTVQGRVRYQDGQYQGLAPLTPGLTLGVSVDTRLTDQLSASVQADYTRTAASQGGSVTARADYRLAPFSVGAGLRAAYGDQSGLGAVLSAGYHQSPIDVDVTHVQPLSGNLDPVTTVTAKYAVSDTLSVGLTDEYNWKTGHRASLSLNSTVGNTNYQVAYDLPAAGGQGNRARFGVSTALPLSQRLTAGLRGGALYDVNAGRSEFDAGVDLLYKAERFTATTGTDLTLKGGQFGVVLRGGLSGQLSDHLTLSADGLGEFGAGKSGVRAAVGYAYRNRTFNSLGTVRYVNGSLAGGQPELSSNFAAEYRQPTWAVRAGLDTRTLLADTGSFTAQLGLGATYYVTDRIGVGGWGRALTQPSTGTTQYGYGLEASYRVLPGTWITAGYNPAGFTGLGNAYTKQGAYVRLDLTLDETLGGEK
- a CDS encoding beta strand repeat-containing protein, whose product is MRRLLHLLAQLGRGTWSPLVTVLALLGLWSQAGALTGVTVTYNADTHLVSDSNKSCTAGPRNAYVSYRVTNTTGAAINNISATLSFGAATYATGATGTFGLGGGQPATQFVGTLAAGESRTVFWYITYPCYGGSARTSSVPITATFSDSNPGTVANTTTVSTFSSISANAGGLLNGTVLGPGAVVGQIIKYSVQYRFGNPQATDEVNLQPAGNDSFNAACFQLVGSNITASQVLSINPGTRDQLYFTLTQTTGGSSNTVDIDYFFQYKCAGTSTSASSYSVETSGSTNVKYSSNYGDPALGVITFPSATQALTISKSASPTALNGGGNVTYTVQVRNNSTFDTYLDRVNDVLPSTPGTATLNSTSVSITGTAGVVTSPASVPAAGSSGTVTFAGSPLKSFFIPANGVLTITYGVTIPNVGGTFTNSATGTVGNSTVYTTTSGTTPASASVTNTGPRPLNVSKAFSPATISPGASTTLTITVNNPNAVTASAISLTDNVVSSMGYAAGSTLTVTGNTCGGTATVNSGSLSLSGASLAANGTCTVTLTFTPSNPAYGTATNTIPVANVQATVSGTTVRSAADATATLTVAPRTPVVTKSFSPATVLPGGTTQLTINVSNPNNATTSALTLTDDIAGSTGISSLTITGVTSDTCRGSGTVTTTAGRYALSGGTLPAAGCSVVLTVQVPASAAAGTFTNTIQGSSVTGTVGGASFPTPANATANLTVSGPQGDLAISKTGAATVNQGSVLTYTIRVWNNGPSTMPNVLIQDTVPASLTGVSWTCVATGTATCASPSGNGSTISLNATLPPDTGSTTTADTNFVTLTVTGTATDAGTISNTATVAATGSSTDPTPGNNSSTAPTSIVAQLTCSNLYGTVGGDFSGGTANNGTEIRVIDETTNTIGALIARIPATSGGAAGYTATLAIKPDRSQLFVVRDADNRLMIFNVASNTWTEGPTLPAPNGRYIRMAITSTDVGYLMDGGGTFYRFSTTAPYTVSAAIALTTLPSTAPTLAGSGDFFADNQGNLYLLSSDSVGGYLDFWQIELPTNTLLYLGRLTDPDVVGTYGGFGATPNGLFGRGGQGRMINVDLASFTASPVGSTTAGGSTDLASCSYPSLTRSVAAPKTAAKVAGSTGSTVEPGDTLEYTIVLRNSGTVAAGNTQFQDQIPAGTTYVAGSTTLNGAAVADATGGVMPYTQAGQLVGSPGQPLGTLLVDQTPTVLTDREAVIRFRVRINTVNPPAQVSNQGTGAYRNNGTTVSVPTDDPGTTTPNDPTITYLRAADLSAAKSGPGFAKPGETYSYTITITNLTSGTGTNITVTDTLAAGLTFASASDGGTYNAATRTVTWTLASLGANATKTLTLGVTAPAATAISPTTGVKSVQNTATVSVTGDPNTANNTSAPVTTRFVLTEVAKRVRNVTTGGAFGTSGGGKPAEVLEYCLDARNLGGADLPNYVLTDQVPSNVNALLTAYDAEEPSTATGFGVKVTRGSTTSYRTSAADADTGTLTTTGGTFGRGTLTLTLGTLTAGETATACFQTTIR